The Malus domestica chromosome 17, GDT2T_hap1 genome contains the following window.
ACCAGTTTCCTTTTCTTTACagtttacacacacacagacgTAATATTTTGAAACAGAGAATACGAAACTTTAACAGAGAAGTTCTGTTTTACACTCCTTTGGTGTATGTTCTCTTAAAATTGAAGGGAGGTGGTGAGTATACACCTTGGGTTAAGGTGGTATtaagcaaaaatgctcccttaACTAGGCAAAAGTGTGTTAAACGATAAGGTAGCCTCTCTCCACATAAATCACATACCTCAAAGGGTTGAATGCAAGAACCCCTATTAAAAAGGTGAGGGAATACCACTTGACTGTAATTACTAATTACTAATTATGAAAAGCAACTACAACCAAGAGGTCTTTCTCCTCCTCTATAAAAGTAGGTATACATATCAACTTTTTGTGGACAGGAATAAATAAGAAGAATTGCTATCTATACCTACCATCAcaatttgatggaaattaaTTGACtggtaaacaaattttgttgtcCAATTACTCTAAATTGATCAACATCACCTATTCAGATAATTACCTCAAATTAGGGTCCCAGATGTATAAGATATTTCTTAAAATAATTGGAGAGGGCCTAAATTCAATGCTGAAAAAGAAAACTTTTGGGGAAAAGTGACTGGAAAACAAAATGATAAATAGGCTACGCAAAAAATACTTACATTTCTTCTTCAGGTTCATTCTTCAGTGCGTTTTTGGCTATGCACTGGAAGGCATCATCCACATTGAAGCCCTCTTTTGCAGAAGTCTCAAAGTACGGTATGTTTCCCTTGGAAGCGCACCAGGCCTTTGCTTTCTTTTCAGACACCTACAGCCAAAAGAGTAGAAGGATATGCACACACTATAAGAGAGGAACAGCTGATGTACACACATTCTAGAGCAACAACATAGAACCTCCATATTCTAGAATCTAGACAACTTACCACTCGACTATTTCCGCCATCAACATCAATCTTGTTTCCCAACACAACAAATGGGAAGTTCTCAGGGTCAGATGGACTGGCCTAAACATCAAATACACACAACATAACCATCAGTCAACACTTCATATGTGTGACTATCTACAGAGATAATCAAATGGTAATTACCTGAATCAGAAATTCTTCCCTCCAGTTGTTAAGATTATCAAATGATTTCATGACATTCACATCATACACGAGGACACAGCAATCTGCACCACGATAGAAAGCCACACCAAGACTCTGAAACCTTTCTTGACCAGCAGTATCCCAAATCTGTACACAGGAATAAACGGTGTAAACCTTCTAATTTGCAAGTGCATGTATATCGACATTTTCTCTTACAAATGATTTCATGACAATCACATCAATAGTTGCTTCATATCACTTCCCATTACATGTTGAGCGTGATAGATAGGGGTGTCAATACTACAAATGAGATAGATGATAATCTCAAACATGAAGAAAATATGTTTCTTTCTATTATAAGTTGGTGTGTGTATGGAAAGCAATAGTTTCTGAAACTGATATAAAGCATAGATTTCACCTTCCattcttttttcattttcaaaacTACTACTTATCTAAGTAACTTTCACAGCCATTACTAAATTTATGTAACACTTTTCAGCATCAATAACATTATAACAAAGACAGAAATAGCGGCAATTTTTCTCTTGACTCTAGACCCCCACAATGTTCAGCTGTCTATACAAGCAATGgtggatccaggaaataatatTAGGGGGGTCAGTAAAAATAGCGCGTGCAGCGCgcaaatttttttataccaaAAATAGCATGCATATCACCATTTCATCAAGTCTTGGTAGGCTTGAAGTCATTTGGAAATGCATACTACACACATGTTAATGTATGCAAGGGGCAGCACCCAAGGTATTCATGGACATTCATCGGGTTTTGGTAGGCCTGAAGTCGGTTGGAGGGCATGTATGAAGCcaactctaatcttcaaaagggcAACACTCAAGGTATCCATGGACATTCATCAAAGATCGGAGGGTCAGCACCTAAGATATCTACGAACGTTCATCCAAGTTTGGGGGGTCAGACCCCCCTTGCCCCTTGATGGATCCGCCAGTGTATACAAGTATCATAAGCTGTCCAGAATACACCAGAAAACATTCTTGATCTTGAGAAATATAAAGTCTGAATCTTCAACATGGAATTTGTTATACCCTTGGTAAATTAAAGTAGATAAACGGCACCCACATCTTACAACAACAACATAAACGAAGGAAAgcaactattttttttaaaagagtaACAAATGGGTTTTTCAATCAGAAACAAAATGTATAAGAATACATAATCTACGTGACAACGAGTTAACGACAGCTAAACGAACTAGGCAACAGAGTTACGGGTTCAATCACGATTGTTCAACGTTGCTTCATATAGCATTTTACTTTCTTTGAATATGAATGCTCAGAGATCTCTAACCTGCAGCGTGAACAACCTATCCTCAAACTGAACCTCCTTGGTCAGAAAATCGGCTCCAATTGTCGCCTTGTACTGATTGCTAAACTTGCGATTCACATACCTACAGTTCAACAATCAAAATACAAACAATGAATTACAAAACCACCATATATGAATCCAAATCTCAGAAAGTTTgaatattatcaataattaaaaaaaaaatccatgatCTAAGGTTGAGGACAGTACTGATTCATCAGCGACGTCTTCCCCACCCTgccaaatcaaaataaataagcAAACAGATATCAGTTCAGAAACACATTTTTAGAATTAACAAACAATTGCATAAATTACCATAAATTTGAacttttataaaagaaaaaactttatATATCAAAACATGCAACAAGTTGATCAGGCTGGGTTTCCATTTCTATAAAATACGACACAAGATTTAGAACTTTTCCGGGTCCTTTCATCATATTCctccattttctcagcaaccaaacaaataattatgaaaattatggaaaaataattcaacaattttTCTCATATTTAAAGCGAGCTTACCCGCTGTCACCGAGGATAATGACCTTCAGAAGCATGCGCCTACGAGAAGCCATGGATCACAGGATTGAAGATTCGAAATCAGAATTTCccagaagagaaaaaaataaaataattagtgaCAATTTTCGAACTTCGAATTTGGTGTTTGAAACTTTCAGAGAGATTTGTaacaaaaaaggaagaaaatatgagaGAGAGGAATATTCCTCCTGGAGCTGGTATTGGCGTTTGGAATCAGAGATTAGTTTTCCCTTTC
Protein-coding sequences here:
- the LOC103405467 gene encoding ras-related protein Rab7, with amino-acid sequence MASRRRMLLKVIILGDSGVGKTSLMNQYVNRKFSNQYKATIGADFLTKEVQFEDRLFTLQIWDTAGQERFQSLGVAFYRGADCCVLVYDVNVMKSFDNLNNWREEFLIQASPSDPENFPFVVLGNKIDVDGGNSRVVSEKKAKAWCASKGNIPYFETSAKEGFNVDDAFQCIAKNALKNEPEEEIYLPDTIDVAGGGRQQRSTGCEC